The Sphingomonas sp. HF-S4 sequence AATGGTTCGAGGATTCGGTCGCCGATCCGCGGCTGCGCGCCGATGCCGAAGTGGTGATCCTCGGACCGGACGGCAGCGAGCGTGCGCGATTCCAGCTTTCGCGCTGCGTGCCGATCAAGATGAAGGCGCCGACGCTGAGCTCGACCGGCGCGGCGGTGGCGATCGAGGAACTCCAGATCGCGTACGAGACGCTAAAGTTCGTGCCCGGAAAGGCCGCGGCATGACCGAACTCGCCAAGGCCCAGCTGATCCAGCTCGACGACGACTTCAAGAAGGAGAAGCCGGGCGGGCAGAGCGTCAAGGTCCAGTTCAATCCCGAGAGCCTGAAGGTGACCTTCGCCAACCAGCTCGTCCAGCCGCAGGGCGGCGACCAGGCGGCGGGGAATACCGGGCGGCAGTTCGTCGGCGCGGGGACGACCAAGCTCGCGCTCACTTTGTGGTTCGACGTCACTGCGATGACCGAGGATCCGGTCGACGACGTACGCCGGCTCACCCAGAAAGTGATCTTCTTCATGACGCCGACCCCCGACAAGGCCGATGCCAAGAAGATGGTGCCGCCGGCGACGCGCTTCGTCTGGGGATCGTTCCTGTTCGACGGGATCGTCGAGGGGCTCGAGGAGAGCCTGGAATTCTTCGGCCCCGACGGCAAGCCGCTGCGCGCGCAGATCAGCCTGACGATCGGCCAGCAGAAGATCCTTACCTCCGAGTTCAAGGGCGACGGCAAGGTGCCGTCGTCGCCGGGGCAAAAGCCGATGTCGCAGGCCAAGGAAGGCGACACCGCGCAGAGCGTGGCGGCGAAGAACGGCAAGTCCGACTGGAAGGGCATGGCCGCCGCCAACGGGATCGAGGACCCGCTGCGCCTGTCGCCGGGCCAGCTGATCGACGTCAATGCCGGCGTGAGCCTGGGCGGCAGCGCGGGCGTGGGCATCGCTGGTGGAGCGGGCATCAGCGGCGGGATCGGCTTCTCGGCGGGCGCCAACATCCAGCCGCCATCGATCACGCCGCCGAAATTCTCGGCGAGCGCGTCGGTGCGGATCAATTGAGGAGGGGCGCGTGGCAGTCGTCATCAACGAATTCGAAGCGATCTCCGCGCCCGGCCAGGAGAAGCCGGAAGAGAAGAAGGGGGGCGACGGCGCGCCGCAGAGGATCGAGCCCGCGCAGCTCCGGCCGCCGCTGCGCCGCATCGCGCAGCGGCATGCACGGCTGAGGGCGCACTGATGCCCGCCGCTGCTTCCAACGTGACGCCGCTGCCGATGCGGCCGGCGCGCCCGACGATCGAGATCGGCGGGACGCGGGCCGACAAGCTCGAGTCCGCGCTGATCACGATGGAGCTTGCCGACAGCGTCGAGGGCATGGCCCGCGCCGAATTGGTGTTCGGCAATTGGGGCGGCGGCGACACCCCGGGCTTCCAGCATTTTGACCGCAAGACCATCGAGTTCGGCAAGCCGGTGAAGGTCAAGCTGGGCGACGATTTGCTGTTCGAAGGCAGGATCAGCGCGATCACTGCCGATTTCGCCGATGGCGCGCCGCCGACGATCGGGGTGCTGGTCGAGGACCGGTTGCAGGACCTGCGGATGACCCGGCGCTCGCGGACCTTCGAGCGGGCGACGATCGCCGATGTCGCGAAGAAGATCGCGTCCGAGCATGGCCTCACCCCCAAGGTCGACGTGCAGGGCGCGAGCCAGCTCTGCATCGCGCAGGTCAACCAGAGCGATCTGGCGCTGCTCCATGATCTCGCGCGGCGCGAGGATGCGCTGGTCTGGGTGCAGGACAAGGAACTGCATGTCGCCAAGCTGCGCCCGGCCGAGAAGGTTGCGCTGCGCTGGGCGGGATCGCTGCGCGAATTCCATGTCGAGGCCGATCTCGCCAGCCAGCGCACTGCGATGGTCGCGAGCGGGTGGAACGTCGCCGACAAGAAGGTCGCTACCAACAAGGCTACCGATGCCGCGATCTCGGGGGAGACGGGTTCGACCGACAGCGGCGCCAAGATCCTCAAGTCCGCGTTCGGCGAGCGTGTCGACACGATCGCACATGCGCTGCCGCGCGACGATGCCGAGGCGCGCGCGATCGCCGAGGCGAGCTTCCGCCACATGGCGCGGCGCTTCGTCACCGGCGAAGGCGTCGCCGAGAGCAAGGCGGCGATCAAGGTGGGGGCGACGCTGGCGCTAACCGGGCTCGGCAAGCTGTTCGACGGCGACTACCGCGCCACTGCGGTCACCCACCGCTTCGATCAGGCGATGGGCATGCGCAGCGAATTCCGCTGCGAGCGCGCCGGGCTGGGGAAAGCGTGATGCTGCTCGATCTCGATCGCGGCGAAGCGCAGTTCCACGAGCGCGGGAGCGAGGGCTGGGGCGGGCGCTGGTATGGCGTCGTCCCGGCCACCGTCACCGATATCCAGGATCCCGACGGGCAAGGGCGCGTGAAGATCAAGCTCGACTGGTCGCCCGATGCCGGGGGCGGGCAGGGCTATGCGGCCTGGGCGCGGATGGCGACCTTGTTCGCGGGCAACAATCGCGGCAGCTGGTTCATCCCCGATGTCGGCGACGAAGTGCTCGTCGCGTTCGAGCACGGCGATCCGCGGCGGCCCTATGTGCTCGGCGGGCTGTGGAACGGCAAGGACAAGCCGCCGCAATCGATGGCGAGCGGCAACAACCTCAAGGTTATCCGCAGCCGCAACGGGGTGAAGGTCACGCTCGACGATTCGAGCGGCAAGGAGACGCTCAAGCTCGAGACCCCCGGCGGGCAGAAATTGACGATGAAGGACGGCCCCGGCGCGGTGACGATCGAGGATTCGAACGGCAATTCGGTCAAGCTCGAGACGTCGGGGATCACGATCACCGCGGCGGCCAAGGTGACGGTCAATGCCAGCCAGGTCGCGGTCTCCGCCGGGATGGTCAAGGTCGATGCCGGGATGTCGACCTTTTCGGGCATCGTGAAGTGCGACACGCTGATCTCGAACACAGTGATCTCGACGACCTACACGCCGGGCGCGGGGAACATCTGGTGACCGCGCTGGCACACAAGGTCACGTGGCAGGCGCCGCGGCCGCTGTGGCGGGGAACGACGCCGTTCCAGGCGCGTCCGCAATTGCTGCGCTTCGCCAGCGACGACTTCATGGAGCAGTTGCTCGCGACCCTGGCCGAGGAGCCGGCGCGGATTTCCGACCGGATCGCGCGGCCCGAGACGTGGCGCGATCCGCCGATGCCGGCCGACCTGCTCGACGCCGTAGTCCGCGTGCCGATCCCGGCGCCGATGCAGGAAGCCAAGCGCAGGCGCTTCTGGCGCGCCGCGCCCTCGGCACCGCCGCCCGCACCGCCGGCGAACAAGCAGCTCAAGCTCTACCAGCCGGCGCACCAGCGTTACTATCTCGTCGCGGGGACGCTCGCCTGTCAGATCCCCGGATTGCCCGAGCGCGCCGTCGAGGGCGGGCACGAGACCGTGGGGTTCGTGATGCGGCGGCTGCTGCCGGCGAGCGGGCGCGCCGACGGGACGCTGCCGCTGGTCGAATACGCTTATGTGATGGGCAGCGATGGCCCGGAGTGGCAGCGCGTCGAGGCCGATGCGGGGCTCGCGCCGGGCGAGGAGCAGCTTCCGCTGTTTCCGCTCCAGCACCGCGACGAGGAAGGCGCGCGGCGGACGATCTGGGCGGGGATGATCCCGGTCGCGCGGCGCGAGGAGTATCTCGGCAAGTCGGTGGTCACCACGCCGGTGTCGCTCGCCGCGGGGCAGATGGCAGCGCTCAAGCCCGGCGCGCCGGCGGCGCGGCCGGTGACCAAGGTGGCGCGCACCGCGCAACTGCGCATCGAAGTGATCGAGCCGTGGAAGGCGCTGGTCCGCGCGGCGATCAAGGCGGCGGACGAGTTCCGAACCAACACGCCGGATTCGCAGGAAAGCAATGCCGAGCGCGCCGAGCGGGTGCGCGACTATAATTATCAATACCAGCACCAGTCGTGGCTGTTGCTGCTCGACCTGCGCAAATGGCTCGACCTGCATCTGCCGCGCGTGGCGGCGCGGCTGAGCGACACCACTCAGCCGCCCGACAGCGTGCTCAACATCTCCGAGCAGGCGGCATGGCGGGCGATGCACAACCTCGTCTCGGGCGGGCCGATCCCGCCGGCGGGCAAGACCAAGGCGCCGTCGATGCGCGACGCGGTGCGCCGTATCCTCGCCTGGGAGCCCAAGCTCGATGCGGTCACCACGCATTATGCCGACGGCACCAAGGCCAATGCCGACTGGCCCGACTTTCACTTCCAGCTGGTCGGGATGGTCGCCCCGCCGAACAAGCAGGCGGCCGCGACGCTGGACGGGCCCTACAAGACCGTGCTCGCCGGGGGCGATCCGTTCAGCACGACGCTCGATCCGCCCGCCAATGACGAGACGGTGATCCTCGATCCGGTGGACAGCCCGGACGTTAACGTCGATGTCGAGAAGCTCGACCGCTTCCTCGCGCTGCTGGCGCGCGCGCTGCCCGACAGCGACGAGGCGACGGTCCAGCCGATCCCGCACGCGATGAAGCTGCGCGACGTGATGATCAAGACCGCGGGCGACCAGGGGCTGTTCGTCGCGCGGATGGTCCATATGAACGCGGATTGCGGACCGCTGCATCCGCCGACGCTCTCGAAGGGCAGCGAGCAGTTCAGGCTCGCCAGCTTCTTCGATCCCGATGCGCCGGTGCGGCCGATCACGATCACCCTGCCGACCGACACCAGCCCGGCTGGCCTGCGCAAGCACGGGCGCGGGACGGCGTTCGTGATGTCCGACCTGCTCTGCGGGCAGGTACAGCGCGCCAAGGGGTTCGGCTTCATCGACCTGGTGCTCCAGGTGCTGCCCTGGCCGTTCCACAAGAGCATCAAGATGAAGAAGGGCGCCGAGGGGGGCGGCTGCAAGGGCGGCAGCAATGTCGACATCGGCATGATCTGCTCGCTGTCGATCCCGATCATCACGATCTGCGCGCTGATCCTGCTGATCTGCATCGTGCTGCTGCTCGACTTCATCTTCCGCTGGGTGCCGTGGTTCATCGCGTGCTTCCCGCTGCCGCGGTTCAAGGGGAAGGCATGATGAGCCCGTTCGGCAAGAGCCTCGGCTTTCCCCCGCGCGTCGGCGCCGACGGGCGGATGCGCTGGTCGCAGGGGGAGGCGAACGTGCGCGAATCGATCGCGATCATCCTCAAGACCGAGGCGGGCGAGCGGATCCAGCTGCCCGGTTTCGGGGCGGGGCTGGGGCGCTATCTGTTCGAGCCCAACAATCCCGCGACGCATGTCCGCATCGCCGCCTCGATCGAGGATGCGCTCAAGGCCTGGGAGCCGCGCATATCGCTCGACGGGGTGGACGTGGCGCCCGATCCCACCGACGCCACCGCCGCGCTCGCCACCATCGCCTATCGCCTCGTCGCGACCGGCGCGGCCGAGCGGACGAGCGTCTCGATCCCGCTGGGGAGAAGCTGATGCCGCTGCCTGCCCCCCGCATCGACGATCGCGACTATCGCGCGCTGGTCGAGGAGACGCTCGCCCGCGTTCCCGTCCACACGCCCGAATGGACCAATTTCAATCCGTCCGATCCGGGGGTGACGATCGTCCAGCTGTTCGCGTTCCTGACCGAGAATCTGATCTATCGCGCGAACCTGATCCCCGAGCGCAACCGGGCGAAGTTCCTGCAATTGCTCGGCATCCCGCTGCGTACTGCGAGCGAGGCGCGCGGGCTGGTGGCGTTCGCGAACGAGAAGGGTGCGCTCGCGACCCAGACGATCCAGCGCGACTTCGAGCTGCTCGCAGGCGCAATGCCGTTCCGCACGGTGACCGGGCTCGACGTGCTGCCGGTCGAGGCCAAGCTGTTCGTCAAGCGGCCGGTGGCGAACCCGGCGCCCGAGCTACGGAAATATTACGAGCTGCTCTACGCCTCGTACGGCGCGACGCTGCCGGCGCAGCTCACGCTCTACCAGAGCGCGCCGTTCGATCCGGCGCAGGGGCCGCTCGACTTGGCCGAGACGATCGATCGGACGCTGTGGATCGCGCTGGTCGCGCGGAAGGACGACCTTGCCGCGACCGACGACCCGACCAAGCTGGTGCGCGAGGCGATTGCGGGGCGGAACCTTTCGCTCGGGCTGGCGCCGGCCGAGGATGTCGAGCAGCTGGCTATCCCCGTGGGCGGGGCGACGACGGCGCCGGCGGACCTGCTGCGCTACGACATCGCCCGGCCGGCGGCGAACGGCGAGCTGCTGTTCGTCAATGGGCGGCCGGCGCCCGACTGGCGGGCGCTCGATGCGCGGGCGGACTTCGATCCGTCGCGCGAGGTGGGGGTGGTCGAGATCGGGCTGCCCGAGGCCGATGCGCTCCGGTTGTGGAACAACCTCGATCCGTTCGAGGCGGGGGTGGGCGAATTGCCCCCGGCGATCGACGACAGCGCGATCGCCGAGACGCTGGTCACCTGGATCCGCGTGCGCGCCTCGTCGGCGGCGGAGGTGCGGCTGCGCTGGGCGGGGATCAATGCGGTCGGCGTGCGCCAGTTCGAGACGATCCGCGCCGAGCGCCTAGCCGACGGCGACGGCAGCCCCGACCAGGTCCGCCAGCTCGCCAAGGCGCCGGTGCTCGAGAACAGCGTCGCGATCGTCAGCGTGTCGCCCGAAGGGACCGAGACCGAATGGAGCGCGATCGACGATCTGCTCGCCGCCGCGCCCGAGGTGCCCATACCGGGCGCGAGCCAGCAGCTCGGCCCGGCGACGTCGTTCCGCGTCGATGCCGAGGCCGGGGTGGTCAGCTTCGGCGACGGGCTGGCGGGGCGGCGGCCCGGCGCCGACGAGCGGCTCTATGCGCGATACGAGTATAGCGAGGGGCAGGAAGGCAATGTCGGCCCCCATGCGCTCAAGGCCGGTCCGCTGGCACCCGGCGGCTTCACCGCGACCAATCCGATCGCGACCTGGGGCGGCACCGACGCCGAGAGCGTGCGATCGGGCGAGAAGCAGGTGCAGCGGATGCTCCAGCACCGCGACCGGCTGGTCACCGAGGCCGATTTCCGCAGCATCGCCTGGCGCACGCCGGGCGTGTCGATCGGACGGATCGACGTGCTCCCGGCCTGGCATCCCGACCTCGCCCCTGGCGCGATCGGCACCGTGCCCGGCGTGGTGACGCTGCTCGTCGCCCCGCGCAACGATCCCGAGCACCCCGCCGCGCCGCGCCCCGACGCACCGTTTCTCGACGCGCTGTGCGCCTATCTCGATCCGCGCCGGCTGGTGACCACCGAGTTGGTGCTGCGCGGGCCGGCGTACAAAAGGATCTGGGTGTCGGTGGGGATCGAAGTCGGCGGCGGCTATACGATCGCCGAGGTGGCCGACGCCGTTAAGGCGCGGCTGCGCGCCTATCTGAGCCCGCTGCCTCCCGAGGACAGCGACTTCTCGACCACCGAGGGCCCGCTCTACGGCCCCGCGACCGATCCGGCGCTGCGCGGCTGGCCGCTCGGTCGCCCGGTCCATGCCCGCGCACTGATGGCCGAGGCGGCGCGCGTGCCCGGCGTGGTCGAAGTCGCCGACATCCAGCTCGCGCTCGACACCGGCGGCAAGATGGACGCGGTGCCCATCACCGGGATCGAGCTTCCCGAGCTGGCCGGCATCTCGGTGGTCGGCGGCGATCCGATCGACATCAGCCTGCTGCGCGGCGATCTGGGTTCGGGCGGCACCGGCAGTGGCACGGGCGACGGCTCGGCGCTGCTACCCGTTCCCGTCGTGGCGGAGACGTGCTGATGAACGCCGACGGCCAGCGCTTCCACCTGCTCCTCGGCGAGGCCGATTGGGCGCGCGGGCGTGTTGATGATACGACGACGCTGGCGGAAGTGTGGGAGATGCCCGTCGGCGATCAGCCGGCAACCGCGCCCGGCTGGGACGAGGAGCGCGTCGAGCTGACGCTGGCACCCCTGCGCGACCCGCTGGCGTTCACGCCGGGCGAAGTGCCGCTCTCGCCCGAGGTCCGCCGCGCCGCGGCAGCCGATCGCTTCGGCAACGTCTATTGGATCGGCGACGACGCGACCCAGCTGTTCGTCCGCTCGCGCGGCGACGGATCGACGACGCGCTTCTGGCCCGACACGCGCGCGCAACGGCCCGCGCCGCGGCTGTTCGTGCCGCACGACGATCGCGTACCCGTGGCGGTGCCCTATCGCGCCCTGGCAGCGACCGGCGACGGCTGGCTGATCGCGGCGAGCGATATCGGGCTCGACAGTTTCGATCTGGTCGCGGGCGGTCCGCCGCTGCATTTCGACTGGCCCGCCGAGGATGCGCCGAGCGTCACCGATCTCGAGCCGCGCTGCGAAAGCGGATTGTGGCTGCTCGACGGCCCCGCCCGGCGGCTGTTCGAACTCGACGCGCGTGCTTCCCTGGTCGGTGCCGGGCTGGGCGAGGAAGTCCCCGAGCTGTTCCAGCCAGTGAGCGGCGAGGCGCGGGCACGGGCACCCGCGGTGGCTGCCGAGGGCCATGACCTGACCGCGCTCGATCCCGCGATCGATCCGATCGCGATCGCCGCGCTACCGAGTGGCGCGGTCGCGATCCTCTCGCGCACGCCATCGGCGCTGTATCTGTGGACCGGCGAGGCGGCCCCGCAGGCCGGACTGCCACTCGACTTCGTGCCGCACGACATGGTCGCGGGCAATGTGCTGCTGCGCGGCAGCGAGAGCGTGCTGCGCGTGCTCGTCTCCGACGCGACGGGCAACCAGCTCCGCGCCTTCCGCTTCGAGACGGAGGACGGCCCGAAACTGCGCGAGACCAGCGAGAGCTTCCCGCTGCGCCGCCACGGTGGCCGCGCGCTCGTCTCGATCGAGGGCAATGCCAGCTACGACAGCGGCGACATCCCCAATTGGCCGCAGGTGGTCGAGAAGCCGCGCCAGCAATTCCGCGTGCGTGCCGACTTCCGCAGTCCGGTGTTCGACAGCGGGATGCCAAGCGCGGTGTGGGACCGGCTGCGGCTCGATGGCTGCGTACCGCCCGGGACGCGCATTCTGGTCGAGGCGCGC is a genomic window containing:
- a CDS encoding CIS tube protein; this translates as MTELAKAQLIQLDDDFKKEKPGGQSVKVQFNPESLKVTFANQLVQPQGGDQAAGNTGRQFVGAGTTKLALTLWFDVTAMTEDPVDDVRRLTQKVIFFMTPTPDKADAKKMVPPATRFVWGSFLFDGIVEGLEESLEFFGPDGKPLRAQISLTIGQQKILTSEFKGDGKVPSSPGQKPMSQAKEGDTAQSVAAKNGKSDWKGMAAANGIEDPLRLSPGQLIDVNAGVSLGGSAGVGIAGGAGISGGIGFSAGANIQPPSITPPKFSASASVRIN
- a CDS encoding baseplate J/gp47 family protein produces the protein MPLPAPRIDDRDYRALVEETLARVPVHTPEWTNFNPSDPGVTIVQLFAFLTENLIYRANLIPERNRAKFLQLLGIPLRTASEARGLVAFANEKGALATQTIQRDFELLAGAMPFRTVTGLDVLPVEAKLFVKRPVANPAPELRKYYELLYASYGATLPAQLTLYQSAPFDPAQGPLDLAETIDRTLWIALVARKDDLAATDDPTKLVREAIAGRNLSLGLAPAEDVEQLAIPVGGATTAPADLLRYDIARPAANGELLFVNGRPAPDWRALDARADFDPSREVGVVEIGLPEADALRLWNNLDPFEAGVGELPPAIDDSAIAETLVTWIRVRASSAAEVRLRWAGINAVGVRQFETIRAERLADGDGSPDQVRQLAKAPVLENSVAIVSVSPEGTETEWSAIDDLLAAAPEVPIPGASQQLGPATSFRVDAEAGVVSFGDGLAGRRPGADERLYARYEYSEGQEGNVGPHALKAGPLAPGGFTATNPIATWGGTDAESVRSGEKQVQRMLQHRDRLVTEADFRSIAWRTPGVSIGRIDVLPAWHPDLAPGAIGTVPGVVTLLVAPRNDPEHPAAPRPDAPFLDALCAYLDPRRLVTTELVLRGPAYKRIWVSVGIEVGGGYTIAEVADAVKARLRAYLSPLPPEDSDFSTTEGPLYGPATDPALRGWPLGRPVHARALMAEAARVPGVVEVADIQLALDTGGKMDAVPITGIELPELAGISVVGGDPIDISLLRGDLGSGGTGSGTGDGSALLPVPVVAETC
- a CDS encoding phage baseplate assembly protein V, translating into MLLDLDRGEAQFHERGSEGWGGRWYGVVPATVTDIQDPDGQGRVKIKLDWSPDAGGGQGYAAWARMATLFAGNNRGSWFIPDVGDEVLVAFEHGDPRRPYVLGGLWNGKDKPPQSMASGNNLKVIRSRNGVKVTLDDSSGKETLKLETPGGQKLTMKDGPGAVTIEDSNGNSVKLETSGITITAAAKVTVNASQVAVSAGMVKVDAGMSTFSGIVKCDTLISNTVISTTYTPGAGNIW
- a CDS encoding phage late control D family protein encodes the protein MPAAASNVTPLPMRPARPTIEIGGTRADKLESALITMELADSVEGMARAELVFGNWGGGDTPGFQHFDRKTIEFGKPVKVKLGDDLLFEGRISAITADFADGAPPTIGVLVEDRLQDLRMTRRSRTFERATIADVAKKIASEHGLTPKVDVQGASQLCIAQVNQSDLALLHDLARREDALVWVQDKELHVAKLRPAEKVALRWAGSLREFHVEADLASQRTAMVASGWNVADKKVATNKATDAAISGETGSTDSGAKILKSAFGERVDTIAHALPRDDAEARAIAEASFRHMARRFVTGEGVAESKAAIKVGATLALTGLGKLFDGDYRATAVTHRFDQAMGMRSEFRCERAGLGKA
- a CDS encoding GPW/gp25 family protein; the protein is MMSPFGKSLGFPPRVGADGRMRWSQGEANVRESIAIILKTEAGERIQLPGFGAGLGRYLFEPNNPATHVRIAASIEDALKAWEPRISLDGVDVAPDPTDATAALATIAYRLVATGAAERTSVSIPLGRS